One genomic window of Bradyrhizobium sp. B124 includes the following:
- the waaF gene encoding lipopolysaccharide heptosyltransferase II: MNIDSISDIETQDTEDTRPILVVPYVWIGDFVRGHTVVRVLRKRWPNRPVDLLTSRLCAPLVDYMPGVRAGVVFDLPRSRLALARQRALAAEFRARNYATALVLPRTWKAAIAPALAGIPERVGFFGEARFGLINAMRWGEKKQPRFIDKNAILALPDGTPRPPEWPVPQLRVPTDEVGRWRQANGLGTGPAIALGPGSVGVSKRWTYYPEAARLFVEHGFDVWVVGGPGEKALAQEIAAVGGPRVRDLTGTDLRNGVLAMAAASVAVTNDSGLMHIAAAIGTPTMGIFGPTDPYLWAPLNGLAATVQQTRSKLPCQPCQRTVCTMNDHRCMRDIAAEDVVGIAERVLAQISVR; encoded by the coding sequence ATGAATATTGATTCAATATCTGACATCGAAACCCAGGATACCGAGGATACCAGACCGATCCTCGTCGTGCCCTATGTTTGGATCGGCGATTTCGTGCGCGGCCACACCGTGGTCAGGGTGCTCCGCAAGCGCTGGCCCAACCGGCCGGTCGACCTCCTGACCAGCCGGCTTTGCGCCCCTTTGGTGGATTATATGCCCGGGGTCCGCGCCGGTGTCGTGTTCGACCTGCCGCGCAGCCGGCTGGCGCTGGCCCGACAGCGGGCGCTGGCAGCCGAGTTTCGCGCCCGGAATTACGCCACCGCGCTGGTGCTGCCGCGCACCTGGAAGGCTGCCATCGCGCCGGCCCTGGCGGGCATCCCGGAGCGGGTCGGCTTCTTCGGTGAGGCACGGTTCGGCCTGATCAACGCGATGCGATGGGGCGAGAAGAAGCAGCCGCGCTTCATCGACAAGAACGCCATCCTGGCGCTGCCCGATGGCACTCCGCGCCCGCCCGAATGGCCGGTGCCGCAGCTGCGGGTTCCCACCGACGAGGTCGGCCGATGGCGGCAGGCCAACGGCCTCGGCACCGGTCCGGCGATCGCACTCGGACCCGGCTCGGTCGGGGTCTCGAAACGCTGGACCTATTATCCTGAAGCCGCGCGGCTGTTCGTCGAACACGGCTTCGACGTCTGGGTGGTCGGCGGCCCCGGCGAGAAGGCGCTGGCGCAGGAGATCGCCGCTGTCGGCGGTCCGCGGGTCCGCGATCTCACCGGCACCGATCTGCGCAACGGCGTGCTGGCGATGGCCGCAGCCAGCGTCGCTGTGACCAACGACTCCGGGCTGATGCACATCGCAGCCGCGATCGGCACCCCGACGATGGGCATCTTCGGCCCGACCGATCCCTATCTCTGGGCGCCCCTCAACGGCCTCGCCGCCACCGTGCAGCAGACCAGGAGCAAGCTGCCGTGCCAGCCGTGCCAGCGCACGGTCTGCACCATGAACGACCATCGCTGCATGCGCGACATCGCGGCTGAAGATGTCGTCGGGATCGCCGAGCGCGTGTTGGCTCAGATCAGCGTGCGATAG
- a CDS encoding glycosyltransferase family 4 protein, translated as MENTPAGELVLIVPNLHRRYSGVTATNRMVAPKLAKMFRAGWLGSHRPDGIDAIGFVDLMRLWRRASPLIWHARRNDEMLAGLLLRALGWPLKLLFTSAAQRHHTWLTRWLIRNMDAIIATSPLSASYLKRDATVVMHGVDTISYAPPADRANAFAESGLPGRYAIGCFGRVRAQKGSDVFVEAMCRLLPRYPDFTAVIVGAVVPEQLAFANELKRKIEAAGLQSRIIITGELPIEDVVRWYQRLTIYAFTSRNEGFGLTLIEAMSAGAALVAARAGAAEFVVEDGTTGVLTPTGDADALVAALEPLMRDPAAAAAMGARARQRVVDKFSLDAEANAIAAVYRTLI; from the coding sequence ATCGAGAACACACCTGCCGGCGAGCTCGTGCTCATCGTGCCCAATCTGCACCGACGCTATTCGGGTGTCACTGCGACCAACCGCATGGTCGCGCCGAAGCTTGCCAAAATGTTTCGCGCAGGCTGGCTCGGCTCGCACCGGCCGGACGGCATCGACGCGATCGGATTTGTCGATCTGATGCGGCTGTGGCGGCGCGCCTCGCCGCTGATCTGGCATGCGCGGCGCAACGACGAGATGCTTGCCGGGCTTTTGCTGCGCGCGCTCGGCTGGCCGCTGAAGCTGCTGTTCACGTCTGCAGCGCAGCGTCATCACACCTGGCTGACGCGCTGGCTGATCCGCAACATGGACGCTATCATCGCCACCAGCCCGCTGTCGGCCTCCTATCTGAAGCGCGACGCCACCGTGGTGATGCATGGCGTCGACACCATCAGTTATGCGCCGCCGGCCGACCGTGCGAACGCCTTCGCGGAAAGCGGATTGCCGGGGCGCTATGCGATCGGCTGCTTCGGACGGGTGCGCGCGCAGAAGGGCAGCGACGTGTTCGTCGAGGCGATGTGCAGGCTGCTGCCGCGCTATCCCGATTTCACCGCCGTCATCGTCGGCGCGGTGGTGCCGGAGCAACTGGCCTTTGCCAATGAGCTGAAGCGGAAGATCGAGGCCGCCGGCCTGCAATCGCGCATCATCATCACCGGTGAATTGCCGATCGAGGATGTCGTGCGCTGGTATCAGCGGCTGACGATCTACGCCTTCACCTCGCGCAATGAAGGTTTTGGCCTGACCTTGATCGAGGCGATGTCGGCAGGCGCGGCGCTGGTCGCCGCGCGCGCCGGCGCTGCCGAGTTCGTGGTCGAGGACGGCACGACCGGCGTGCTGACGCCTACAGGCGATGCCGACGCGCTGGTGGCGGCACTCGAGCCCCTGATGCGCGATCCGGCCGCGGCCGCGGCGATGGGCGCGCGGGCACGCCAACGAGTTGTGGATAAGTTCAGCCTCGATGCGGAGGCGAACGCGATCGCCGCGGTCTATCGCACGCTGATCTGA
- the galE gene encoding UDP-glucose 4-epimerase GalE — protein sequence MTVLVTGGAGYIGSHMVHALVDAGESVVVVDNLSTGFSAFLPEGVPLFIGDAGDENLVEGVIAQHGIDSIIHFAGSVLVPDSMRDPLGYYRNNTMTTRSLLNAAVKGGVNRFIFSSTAAVYGNPDQVPVPEIAPTRPLSPYGSSKLMTEIMLHDVASAHGMSYVVLRYFNVAGADPKGRVGLATIGATHLLKIAVEAATGQRAKIDVFGTDYPTQDGSCVRDFIHVSDLVEAHRSALSYLRAGGQSVTMNCGYGRGYSVLETIEAVRRVSMRNFAVAYAARRPGDIMTMVADTTRIRSLLDWTPRYDDLETIANHALAWEEKLFRERGGAARQAESA from the coding sequence ATGACCGTGCTTGTGACCGGCGGTGCCGGCTATATCGGAAGTCACATGGTTCATGCGCTGGTCGATGCCGGCGAAAGCGTCGTCGTCGTCGACAATCTTTCCACCGGCTTCTCCGCGTTCCTGCCCGAAGGTGTTCCGCTGTTCATCGGTGACGCCGGCGACGAGAACCTTGTCGAGGGCGTGATCGCACAGCACGGCATCGACAGCATCATCCATTTCGCAGGTTCTGTCTTGGTGCCGGACTCGATGCGCGATCCGCTCGGCTACTACCGCAACAACACCATGACGACGCGCAGCCTGCTCAACGCGGCGGTGAAGGGCGGCGTCAATCGCTTCATCTTCTCCTCGACCGCGGCCGTCTACGGCAATCCGGACCAGGTGCCGGTGCCGGAGATCGCGCCGACGCGTCCGCTATCGCCCTACGGCTCGTCGAAGCTGATGACCGAGATCATGCTGCACGATGTCGCCTCCGCCCATGGCATGAGCTATGTCGTGCTGCGCTATTTCAATGTCGCCGGGGCCGACCCGAAGGGCCGCGTCGGTCTCGCCACCATCGGCGCCACCCATCTGCTCAAGATCGCGGTCGAGGCCGCGACCGGCCAGCGCGCCAAGATCGACGTGTTCGGCACCGACTATCCGACCCAGGACGGCAGCTGCGTGCGCGACTTCATCCATGTCAGCGACCTCGTCGAGGCGCATCGCTCGGCGCTGTCCTATCTGCGCGCCGGCGGGCAATCGGTCACGATGAACTGCGGTTACGGCCGCGGCTATTCCGTGCTCGAGACCATCGAGGCGGTGCGCCGGGTCTCGATGCGCAATTTCGCGGTCGCCTATGCCGCGCGCCGGCCCGGCGACATCATGACCATGGTGGCCGACACCACCCGGATCCGCTCGCTGCTCGACTGGACCCCGCGCTACGACGATCTCGAGACCATCGCGAACCACGCGCTGGCCTGGGAGGAGAAGCTGTTCCGGGAGCGTGGGGGCGCCGCGCGACAGGCAGAATCGGCCTAA
- a CDS encoding ABC transporter ATP-binding protein, translated as MAQFPKKITDDPYGAAILIRRLVTEQGITYWRRYLTAFALMAVAAGSTAGATYVLGQVINQAYVDKNIPGIAMFAGVTVVLLFIKGVATYGHMVILSKISNAILARNQRQLFAKLMSESIGFFSQRHSSEFLARLTAGAKSITDVLNMLVNAIGRDFLMLISMVAVMVWQDPLMSFIGLVAVPPAMLVLRKLVKRIKGLAYNQFTGTADIMETMQESLQGIRTVKAFTLEDTMQQRIDENIAIVERNANKMAHVANRSNPLMEMLGGFAVAGCLMYGGYSVVALGSTPGQFFTFLTAFLMATEPAKRLARLNIDLNSQLVGARMLLEVVDSPASEQADDDKPALKLSDARIELRDVSFAYRPGEPVLNRLSFMAEPGKVTALVGPSGGGKSTVLALLLRFYETREGDILIDGQSILSVSRKSLRRQTAYVGQDVYLFRDTIRANIAFGKPGATEAEIIDAAKAACAHDFIMSFPLGYDTPVGEHGTQLSGGQRQRIAVARALVKNAPIILLDEATAALDSESEKQVQEAIEHLCQGRTTIVIAHRLHTIMHADAILVVEGGEIVERGRHEDLLRRGGRYASFFRLQHHHDPSPLALAPISATG; from the coding sequence ATGGCTCAGTTTCCAAAGAAAATTACCGACGATCCCTATGGCGCGGCGATCCTGATTCGCCGCCTGGTCACGGAACAGGGGATCACCTACTGGCGGCGCTATCTGACGGCGTTCGCCCTGATGGCTGTTGCGGCCGGCTCGACAGCCGGCGCCACTTACGTGCTCGGCCAGGTGATCAACCAGGCCTATGTCGACAAGAATATCCCCGGCATCGCGATGTTTGCCGGGGTCACAGTGGTGCTGCTGTTCATCAAGGGCGTGGCGACCTACGGCCACATGGTGATCCTGTCGAAGATCAGCAACGCCATCCTGGCGCGGAACCAGCGGCAATTGTTCGCCAAGCTGATGAGCGAAAGCATCGGCTTCTTCTCGCAGCGGCACTCCTCGGAATTCCTGGCGCGGCTCACCGCCGGCGCCAAGTCGATCACCGACGTGCTCAACATGCTGGTCAATGCGATCGGCCGCGACTTCCTGATGCTGATCAGCATGGTCGCCGTCATGGTCTGGCAGGACCCGCTGATGTCGTTCATCGGGCTGGTGGCGGTGCCGCCGGCGATGCTGGTGCTGCGCAAGCTGGTGAAGCGGATCAAGGGCCTCGCCTACAACCAGTTCACCGGCACCGCCGACATCATGGAGACGATGCAGGAATCGCTGCAAGGCATCCGCACCGTGAAGGCGTTCACGCTGGAAGACACCATGCAGCAGCGGATCGACGAGAACATCGCGATCGTCGAGCGCAACGCCAACAAGATGGCGCATGTCGCCAACCGCTCCAACCCGCTGATGGAGATGCTCGGCGGCTTCGCGGTCGCCGGCTGCCTGATGTATGGCGGCTACAGCGTGGTGGCGCTCGGTTCCACGCCGGGCCAGTTTTTCACGTTCCTGACCGCCTTTCTGATGGCGACCGAACCGGCCAAGCGCCTGGCGCGGCTCAACATCGATCTCAACAGCCAGCTGGTCGGCGCGCGGATGCTGCTCGAGGTCGTCGACAGCCCCGCCAGCGAACAGGCCGACGACGACAAGCCGGCGCTCAAACTCTCCGACGCACGGATCGAACTGCGCGACGTCAGCTTCGCCTATCGGCCCGGTGAGCCGGTGCTGAACCGCTTGAGCTTCATGGCCGAGCCCGGCAAGGTCACCGCGCTGGTCGGTCCCTCCGGCGGCGGAAAATCGACGGTGCTCGCCCTGCTGCTGCGCTTCTACGAGACGCGCGAGGGCGACATCCTCATCGACGGACAGTCGATCCTGTCGGTCTCGCGCAAGTCGCTGCGCCGGCAGACCGCCTATGTCGGCCAGGACGTCTATCTGTTCCGCGACACCATCCGCGCCAACATCGCGTTCGGCAAGCCGGGCGCCACCGAGGCCGAGATCATCGACGCCGCCAAGGCCGCTTGCGCACACGACTTCATCATGAGCTTCCCGCTCGGCTACGACACGCCGGTCGGCGAGCACGGCACGCAACTGTCCGGCGGCCAGCGCCAGCGCATCGCGGTCGCCCGCGCACTGGTCAAGAACGCGCCGATCATCCTGCTCGACGAGGCCACCGCCGCGCTCGACTCGGAGTCCGAGAAGCAGGTGCAGGAGGCGATCGAGCATCTCTGCCAGGGCCGCACCACGATCGTGATCGCGCACCGCCTGCACACCATCATGCACGCCGACGCGATCCTGGTGGTCGAGGGCGGCGAGATCGTCGAGCGCGGGCGTCACGAGGATCTGCTGCGCCGCGGCGGCCGCTATGCCTCGTTCTTCCGCCTGCAGCATCACCACGACCCGTCGCCGCTGGCTTTGGCGCCGATCAGCGCCACCGGCTGA
- a CDS encoding dipeptidase produces the protein MRRWLSIGLALVAAVLFASAVRFFVVTPERIDRGQNKVQRVAVDITPAAQALQATLDVEDMHADSLSWKRDLIARSDRGHIDLPRLIEGRYALQVFSSVTKSPEGQNYDANAGDTDTITNLAIIDLQPMRTWFSLLQRSLWHAEKLHNFADKSAGRLRLITTPAEIDRLLADRKNGMTVVGGMLSIEGLHDLEGNIDNLDVLHTAGFRMAGLAHFFDNDVAGSMHGVAKGGLTPLGRQVVQRMEAMGMIVDLAHASHAAVADVLAMATRPVVSSHGGVQATCKVNRNLTDDEVKGVARTGGVVGIGFWQGAVCSLDPKNVARAIAHARDLVGIDHVGLGSDFDGSTTTGFDASGIAAVTQALMSSGFSEYDIRKVMGGNVLRVLRAGIAAK, from the coding sequence ATGCGCAGATGGCTTTCGATCGGCCTAGCGCTGGTTGCCGCGGTCCTGTTCGCCTCCGCTGTTCGCTTTTTTGTCGTGACCCCGGAACGGATCGACCGGGGGCAGAACAAGGTCCAGCGCGTGGCCGTGGACATCACGCCCGCCGCGCAGGCGTTGCAGGCGACGCTCGACGTAGAGGACATGCACGCGGACAGCCTGTCGTGGAAGCGCGACCTGATCGCGCGATCCGATCGCGGCCATATCGACTTGCCGCGGCTGATCGAGGGCCGCTACGCGTTGCAGGTGTTTTCGTCGGTCACCAAGTCGCCCGAGGGCCAGAACTATGATGCCAATGCCGGCGACACCGACACGATCACGAACCTCGCCATCATCGATCTGCAGCCGATGCGGACGTGGTTCTCGTTGCTGCAGCGCTCGCTATGGCATGCCGAGAAACTGCACAACTTCGCCGACAAATCCGCCGGACGGCTTCGCCTGATCACGACACCGGCCGAGATCGATCGCCTGCTCGCGGATCGCAAGAACGGCATGACGGTGGTTGGCGGAATGCTGTCGATCGAGGGCCTGCACGATCTCGAGGGCAACATCGACAATCTCGATGTGCTCCACACTGCCGGATTCAGGATGGCTGGTCTCGCACACTTCTTCGACAACGATGTCGCAGGCTCGATGCACGGCGTGGCAAAGGGCGGCCTGACGCCGCTCGGCCGGCAGGTGGTGCAGCGGATGGAGGCGATGGGGATGATCGTCGATCTCGCCCATGCGAGCCACGCGGCGGTCGCCGACGTGCTGGCGATGGCGACGCGTCCGGTGGTCTCGAGCCATGGCGGCGTTCAGGCGACCTGCAAGGTCAACCGCAATCTCACCGATGATGAGGTCAAGGGTGTCGCGCGGACCGGCGGAGTGGTCGGCATCGGTTTCTGGCAGGGTGCCGTCTGTTCGCTCGATCCAAAGAATGTGGCGCGGGCGATTGCCCATGCCCGCGACCTGGTCGGGATCGACCATGTCGGCCTCGGCTCGGATTTCGACGGCTCGACCACCACGGGATTCGATGCGAGCGGGATCGCCGCCGTGACCCAGGCGCTGATGTCGAGCGGGTTCTCCGAGTACGACATCCGCAAGGTCATGGGCGGCAATGTCCTGCGCGTACTGCGCGCAGGCATTGCCGCGAAGTGA
- a CDS encoding fumarylacetoacetate hydrolase family protein has protein sequence MNAASTVIPLPPQPSLPVVGESGVYPVRRIWCVGRNYLEHIREMGNDERAPPFFFGKHADMLVPDGATIPYPPLTKDLHHEVELVVAMKSGGLNIPADKALEHVYGYAVGIDLTRRDLQIASRKKERPWEIGKSFDYSAPCSAIQPASKIGHPSSGKIWLTVNGKEAQKGDLTELIWNVPEIIWQLSQQVKLAAGDIIMTGTPAGVSQLQVGDKLECGVDGVGTLKVSIGKPE, from the coding sequence ATGAACGCCGCCTCCACCGTCATTCCGCTTCCCCCGCAGCCCTCACTCCCCGTCGTCGGCGAATCCGGCGTCTATCCGGTCCGCCGCATCTGGTGCGTCGGCCGCAACTATCTCGAGCATATCAGGGAGATGGGCAATGACGAGCGTGCGCCGCCGTTCTTCTTCGGCAAGCATGCCGACATGCTGGTGCCCGACGGTGCGACGATCCCCTATCCGCCGCTGACCAAGGACCTGCATCACGAGGTCGAGCTGGTGGTGGCGATGAAGAGCGGCGGGCTCAACATTCCCGCCGACAAGGCGCTCGAGCATGTCTACGGCTATGCCGTCGGCATCGACCTGACCCGCCGCGACCTGCAGATCGCCTCACGCAAGAAGGAGCGGCCCTGGGAGATCGGCAAGTCGTTCGATTATTCCGCGCCCTGCTCCGCGATCCAGCCGGCCTCGAAGATCGGCCACCCCTCCAGCGGCAAGATCTGGCTCACCGTCAACGGCAAGGAAGCGCAGAAGGGCGACCTCACCGAATTGATCTGGAACGTGCCTGAGATCATCTGGCAGCTCTCGCAGCAGGTGAAGCTCGCCGCCGGCGACATCATCATGACCGGCACGCCCGCCGGTGTCTCGCAGCTGCAGGTGGGCGACAAGCTCGAATGCGGCGTCGACGGCGTCGGCACACTGAAGGTATCGATCGGCAAGCCGGAGTAG
- a CDS encoding SPW repeat protein: MVKWRKESALDLYNLVAAIFLLAAPWLFAHANPTAAIDLWISGAAIAIMSLAAIFAFSIWEEWINLFVGCWLIASPWLLGFTHTRAMHFAVAAGAVVAFMALLELWLEYEKTHFGPAAS; this comes from the coding sequence ATGGTGAAATGGCGAAAGGAATCGGCGCTCGATCTCTATAACCTCGTCGCGGCGATCTTCTTGCTCGCAGCGCCGTGGCTGTTTGCGCACGCCAACCCGACGGCGGCGATCGATCTGTGGATCAGCGGTGCCGCGATCGCGATCATGTCGCTGGCGGCGATCTTCGCGTTCTCGATCTGGGAGGAATGGATCAATCTGTTCGTCGGATGCTGGCTGATCGCCTCGCCCTGGCTGCTCGGCTTCACGCACACCCGCGCGATGCATTTTGCCGTCGCGGCGGGTGCGGTGGTCGCCTTCATGGCACTGCTCGAACTGTGGCTCGAATACGAGAAGACGCATTTCGGCCCAGCCGCGTCGTAG
- a CDS encoding MFS transporter, with protein MVTLGPTLGLTPGLDANQLSAAEHQLQMRRAVIASTVGTAIEWYDFFLYSTVTGLVFAKLFFPNSDPRVGTLEAFAIYAVGFIARPIGAAIFGHFGDRIGRKSTLIATLLLMGLATAAVALVPTYSSIGIWGAVILTVLRFIQGVGVGGEWGGSVLMSMEWARNDRSRGLIASWPQFGVPCGLFLANLAVLAFSQMSGDQFLAWGWRVPFALSIILVGVGLYIRLGILETPVFAKLVAERQLDRTPMLTVIRNHPKEILLSAFARMSEQAPFYIFTAFVFSYGVGTLHMSRDFLLTAVLSASVLSFVSIPVFGHLSDQIGRKNMYMIGALVTGIFGFIYFAMLNTGSASIIFLAIILSLIPHDMQYGPQAALIAESFTGRLRYSGASLGYQLASVIAGGPAPLIAAWLFGTYHSSIAIAAYIALCAVITLVATALMTDYTGKDINAATAHQR; from the coding sequence ATGGTAACGCTCGGCCCGACACTCGGCCTAACCCCTGGCCTCGACGCCAACCAGCTCTCGGCAGCCGAACATCAGCTCCAGATGCGCCGCGCGGTCATCGCCTCCACGGTCGGGACCGCGATCGAATGGTATGACTTCTTCCTCTACAGCACGGTTACCGGCCTGGTGTTCGCAAAGCTGTTCTTTCCGAATTCCGACCCCCGGGTCGGCACGCTGGAGGCTTTCGCCATCTATGCGGTCGGCTTCATCGCGCGGCCGATCGGCGCCGCGATCTTCGGCCACTTTGGCGACCGCATCGGACGCAAGTCGACGCTGATCGCGACGCTGCTGTTGATGGGACTGGCGACGGCGGCGGTCGCGTTGGTGCCGACCTATTCCAGCATCGGTATCTGGGGCGCGGTGATCCTCACTGTGCTGCGCTTCATCCAGGGCGTCGGGGTCGGCGGCGAATGGGGCGGCTCGGTGCTGATGTCGATGGAATGGGCGCGCAACGATCGCTCCCGCGGCCTGATCGCGTCATGGCCGCAATTCGGCGTGCCCTGCGGGCTGTTCCTCGCCAACCTTGCCGTGCTGGCGTTCAGCCAGATGTCGGGCGACCAGTTCCTGGCATGGGGCTGGCGCGTTCCGTTTGCGCTCAGCATCATCCTGGTCGGCGTCGGCCTCTACATCCGGCTCGGCATTCTGGAGACGCCGGTCTTCGCCAAGCTGGTGGCCGAGCGTCAGCTCGACCGCACGCCGATGCTGACCGTGATCCGCAACCATCCGAAGGAGATCCTGCTGTCCGCCTTCGCGCGGATGTCCGAGCAGGCGCCGTTCTACATCTTCACCGCCTTCGTGTTCTCCTACGGCGTCGGCACGCTGCACATGTCGCGCGACTTCCTGCTGACCGCGGTGCTTTCGGCCTCGGTGCTGTCGTTCGTCTCGATCCCGGTGTTCGGACATCTGTCCGACCAGATCGGCCGCAAGAACATGTACATGATCGGCGCGTTGGTGACCGGCATCTTCGGCTTCATCTACTTCGCGATGCTCAATACCGGATCGGCGTCGATCATCTTCCTCGCGATCATTCTCTCGCTCATTCCGCACGACATGCAGTACGGGCCGCAGGCCGCCCTGATCGCCGAAAGCTTCACCGGCCGCCTGCGCTACAGCGGTGCCTCGCTCGGCTACCAGCTCGCATCGGTGATCGCCGGCGGTCCCGCGCCGCTGATCGCCGCATGGCTGTTCGGCACCTATCATTCGTCGATTGCAATCGCGGCCTACATCGCGCTCTGCGCCGTCATCACGCTGGTCGCAACCGCGCTGATGACCGACTACACGGGAAAGGACATCAACGCCGCGACCGCGCATCAGCGGTGA